The region GACGGGACAGGCGCGTGCGCCCAGCGCCCTCGACGGTGGCGACACTGGTGAAATTGCCAAACACCAGAATCTTGCCATCGGGCTGGCGGAAGAATCCGTTCACGCTGGAATTGCTGCCGCTGAAATTGCCTGCAGCAGGTCCTGTGGCACGACCCTCCGCATCAATCACGACCAATTGATTCCCAACATTTGTGGGGCCGCCATTGAGAGGATTCCCGGCGATGCTACCTCGGGCACCGATGAGCGTGCGCCCATCGGGAAGATGCAGAAAGGCATTCACATAATTGCTCGAGTTTGTACTCGTCGTGCCCAGTGCCACCAGTGCAGGATCGCGGTCGGCTGCCACCTGGTTCACCGCCACAGAGGTGGGGGTGGTGCTGGCCGTGCCTTGGCTATTTGTCACGGTAAGTGTGTAAAGGCCATCGTCGGCATTGTTCACCCCAGCGATCACCAGGGTGGCCGTATTGGCTCCCGAATAACGTCCGCCATTCTGGATCAAGACGCCATCGCGCCGCCATTCATAGGAAGCCGGAGTCGCTGCCAAAACCTCAGCGGACAACGTCAGCGTTGCCCCTCGTTCTGGCGTTGCATTGGCGGGGCTGCTGACCACCACAGGAGCATAAAGCACATTCAGCTTTGCGGGAGTGCTAGTGACGGTGTTCGTCGGTGTCCCGCCAGTCACCTCCACGGTGTAAAAGTCATCATCTGCCACACCGGCGTTGGTGATGGTGAGGATGGCCGTCGTAACGCCCGAGATGCGTCCACCATCCGCCAGCGGCACTCCGTTCTTCAACCACTGGTAGGTGAGACTGGTCCCTATCGCACCCACACTCATCTGGGCCGTGGTGCCGCCGTTGACACCCACCTTGGCGGGTTGATTGACAATAGCAGGATCTGTAGGATCTCCCTCCAGTCGCACCACACCGCCCGTCGTCACGCCATTGAAAGCCGTGAATTCTCCGGCGATCCAGATGGAGCCATCTGGGCCATGTGTCACCACCCTCACATCTGCATTCGGCCCCGTGCCTACAGTGAAGGAGGCATCGCCATCATTGGACCCCGGCGAAGGCAGCGGATTGCTGGCCTTGATCCGGTAAACCGAGCCGCTGCCACCGATGCTGGCTCGAATCACCATCACCTTGCCATTCGGTGCCTGAGAGAGTTCATAAACCTGGTTACCAGAACCGAGGTTGGACACCACAGCGCCCGTGTTACTGATCTCAGCAAACACCAGGCTTCCCAAGGAACCCGCCGCGAAGATTCGGCCATCTTTCAGCACCAGCAGATCATTGTAAGTGGAGCTACCGGAGGCCCCGGAAAGGGTAAAGGTGGTGTCCAGTGTTCCATTCGTGTTAAGCCGCCCAAAACGGCTGACCGTAGAACCCGCAAGCTGGCTAAACAACCCACTAACCAAAAGCTTATCATCATTCTGCACGGCAATGTTGGTCACCTGCTGGTTCACTGCCGGTGCAAAAGCGGCATCCAGCACCCCGGCTGAACTGAAGCGGGAAATCTGCCCAGTAGGACTCGTAAACATCCCCACATACACACGTCCGGCGGAGTCCAGGGCGATGTCATTCACCTGGCCTGCACTGAGGTTGCTGCCCACATTCGTGTTAAAATTCGTGTCCAGAGTCAGGTCGGCATTCAGCCGCATCAAGCGCGTGGCTGGACTGGTAAAACTGCCTCCCACCAGGATCTTCCCGTCCGGCTGCCTCAGCAGCGCAAGGACACTGTTGTTCAGAGTCAGAGGAAATGCTGTGTCCGTCGAGCCATCAGGACGAATGCGGATGAGGTAGGGTTTGTTGATATTGGTCCCCACATTCGCACTGAAGCCGCCGCCGATGAGCACGCCGCCATCGTCCGTGGCCACGATGGCCTGGGGAGCGCCACTGGTGAAGGAAGGCCGCCCCGCAGTGGCCTGCCCAGCGAAGATGCCGCCCGACCGCGCTGTCACGATGACTTGCGCGGCCGCGCTGCTGAAGCTGCCCGCTGCATTCGTGGCCACCAGCACATACAGCCCGGCCTGGGCCTGGGTGAGGGCCGCGATGTTCAGATTCGTCCCCGTCGCACCTGTCACAGGCGCGCCATTAAGATACCATTGATAGCTGATCGGCGTCGGGCTCGTCGCTGCAGCCGTCAGGGTCAGGGCTTCACCGACCAGCCGCGCTGTATTGGCCGCAGGCTGGACGGTGAAGGTCACCGGAGTGTCAGAATCCAGCAGCGTCACGATAGCATCCGCACCGGTGGTCACCGGCCCCTGCGGATCGCTGAGGAGCACACGGAAGCTTTCGGTGGACTCCTGCGTGCCATCCGCCAACAGCGTGAGCGTGATGAACTTGCTTTCGGAATCTCCAGGTGCCCAGCTCAGGGTACCTGTCGCTGCTGTGTAATCCGTGCCCGCCGTCGCTGTCGTGCCAGTGAGCGCATCTGCCGTGGTCCATTGCACAGAAAGCGGGTTCAGGACGGAGCCATACCGCCTAACCAACAGCGTAATCGTTCGTGCAGCCTCCGTGTAGGTCACACGCGCGGGCTCAAAGCCCACGGTTCCCACCTGAGAATTCCCCAAAAGCACAGCGGCATAATTTTTCGTCACACCGTTCACCAAAGTAAAATTACCCGCAATGAACACATCGCGTGAAGGCGTGAAATGCAGGCTGTTCACGCTGCCATTCGTGCCCCCGCCCACAACAAAGGAGGAATCAATGCTGCCATCCAGTTTCAAGCGGGCCACGCCCCGAAGATTGCTGCCACCGATGGTCAAAAACTCTCCGGCGATTACCAGCTTGCCATCCTGGTCAAGGATTCCTGAAACCTTGCCTTCTGTGTTATTGAATGGACTGACGAAAGAGCTGTCCGCAGTACCCGCTGCATCCAGCACCGCCATGCGCGGGCCTGGATTGTGGGCACCATTGAGTCCAGAGAAACGCCCACCAATCGCGATCTTCTGGCCGAAGGCATACAGACCGATGGTCTCGATTTCTCCACCGATGGCGGAGACTGGCGAAAAGCTGGAATCTACCGTGCCATTGGCATTCAGGCGGGAGAGGTTGTAGGTGAAGCCCTGGCCATTTCGCCCAATCATGTGGGCCACCAGGATCTTGCCGGAAATCCCCTGCTCCACCACGGCATCTACCTTGCCCTGGAGGTCGCTGCCCAGAGTCACTGGGGCGGTGAAACTGCTATCCAGCGTGCCATTGGCCAAGTAGCGGCGAAGCCCGCCGCCGGAACCAAAACCGACATAAAACGTGCCATCGGCCCCCGGGGCAATTGTCTCCACATACAGGTTATTTCCCGCAGGCAGCGAGGGCGTGTAAGTCGTGTCCAAAGCACCATTGGCTTGGAATCGCGCCAAGTCGGGACGACTCACCGCCGAACCTCCAGCAGGGCTGGTGACAGTGTCAAAGAAACCGCCCGCCAAAATGCTGCCGTCTTGCAGCACATGCAGCGCAGAGACCCCATTGTCGAAGGTGGACTCGGTAAAGGAGGTATCCACTGTGCCATTGGCTAATAAACGCTGGAGCGTCCGCACGGATGGTGCCCCATTCTGGGTGGTAACCACGATCCAACGGCCCTGGAGATCTGGGGCAGCCGCTGAAATCGCTCGATTGTTGCCCAAGCTAGGGGTGAAGGTGGTAACGACCGAACCCGCAGGCGTGAGCACATTCACCGTCGCCGCTGCTGAAGGCACGGACCCGTTTGCACTGGTGACCACCACCCGATACTGCCCGGCATGGTTCTGCGGATTCACTTGGCTGATCTGCAAGTTTCGGAACGTCGCCCCCGGGATGTTCGCAAAGCCGCTGCCGCTGTTGTATTGCCATTGGAAAGTCACAGGCACGGTGCTGTTGACCGTGACGCTCAGGTTCAGATTCGCCCCCTGGTTCAAGGTCACGCTGGCTGGGGGTGTGACGATTTCAGGCGGTGAATCATCATCCAAAATGGAGACCTGCGTCACCGCCACACTGCCCAGGGTGGCTCCTCCGGTCGGCCCTGTAAGGGTGACCTGAAAAGTCCTCGTCGCATTGGCCGGCACATTGTCCGTCAAAGGAATGGTGATGCTCTTGGCGCCGCCTTCACCATCGGCCCAGTTCAGGCTGCCGCTGCTGCTGGTGTAGTGGGTTCCGGCCACCGCATTGCCACCGCCCGTGGCGTAGTTCACACTCACAGCCCCGGCGATGCCTGCCGTGCGGGCCACCTGTACCGTCACACTGCCGCCGTCTTCCAAGGCGGAGTAAACAGGGCTGCTGAATTTCAGTGTGCCCGCTCCTGTTGTGCCATCGCCCTCGAAGGCCACCAGATTGTTGATTTCCAGTTCAGGGTCCGTCACGCGGGAAAACCACCCGCCCGCGACGATGCGGCCATCATTCAAGGGCACCGCGCTGTAAATGTGCGTGAGGTAGCTGTTGCGATCAGTCGAGTAAGGAGCCGGAGTGAAAGTGGTGTCGCGGGTGCCATCCGGATTCAGGATGACCAGAGAGGCCACCGATGTCTCATTGAAGACATTGAAGATGCCCCCGGCCAGGATGCGACCATCCGGCAGCAATTGCAGCAGGCCGCCCACCCAACCATTGGTGCCCTTGCCCAGGTTGGCATTGAAGGCTGCATCCGGCGCACCGCTGGCAGTCAGTCCCGTGAGGAAGTCCCCATCCGGCTGACCCACAAGAGTGTGGCTTCCACCGATGATCACCTGGCCACTAGGCAGTGCCAGCACCCGGTTTACCCGGCCATACTCGTTTGCAAAAGGCACATAAAAGGAGGTATCCTCCTGCCCTCCTGGTAGGAGCCGAAAAACATATGGGTAACCGCCAAAATTGCCCGCGCTACCGGACACATAAATCCGGCCATCCTGGGCGAGGCTGATGCAGTCCACCACTCGGGAGCTCCCCGCCATGGCGCTGGAGTCAAAGGTCAGGTCCTGCACGCCCGTCTGGGCATCCACCCGAATGAGGTTGGCCCGGCCTCCGGCGGCAAAAGCCCCTCCGATAAGTAGGCCACCATTCTTGTCCAAAGCCAGGCTCTGCACATAACGGCCAGCCCCATTCGATGCCAGCGTGGGCGGCACAAACGTTGGGTCCAGCGTGCCATCGGCATTCACCTTCGCCACCAAGGCCCGTACGGTGCTAGCCGGGCCATAATTTTCAAATACACCGCCGATGAAAAAGGAGCCGTCCGCATTCACCAGGATGGCATTCACTTCCGAAACCTGGCCCATCACCGTCGTGTGCGGTCCCTGGGTAAAGGCCCCATTCGGCGCAAAAGATGGATCCAGGCTACCGTCTGGCAGGAGCCGCTTCAGGGCCGTCAGCTCTCCTAGATTGTTGTGCCTGCCCATGCCTCCCCCACCTCCCACCAGGATGGCACCGCTGGGCTGTATTCCCAACGCCTGCACTGCCCCTGTCGGCCCTTGATCGGGATAGGTAGGCCCTGTGATGCCCAGACCGACTCCATTCAGGAAAACAGGGTCCAAATCTGCCGGCGCGGCCATGGCCGTCGTAAGAAGAGAAAACCCGAGGCAAGAAATAGTGCTAAATGCACGGATTAGGTTCATAGGCAATGCAAATTGAGGTCTGCTATATCGTAGTAACTCCTTTTGCAACGGGGAGTTACCTTTAGTCTTACTAAAGAGCCAGATGTCACAGTGACTTCATACTCGCGCCATCTGCCAGTGAAGACCTGCGGTCGACAGATACTCCTCCCGTGACAGTGGCTAAGTAAACGTCTATGATCCGGTTCATGGGACGTTTTTTTACCCGCTTTTTTCGCAACATGGCCCCTTCGTTTGATGGTGATGGGCGGCGTGGCATCGGCTGCCATCCACGCATCATCCTCGCCCTTCTCATCATGGGCGGTACCCTGGCTTATCACTACCTGGGCACCACCGAATACGAAAACGAATTCACTGGCCGTACCCAGCGCCTAGCCTTTGCCACAGCCGAAGAAGAAATCGCCCTGGGACTGCAATCCGCCCCGCTGATGATCCGGCAGATGGGCGGCCAGTCACGCGACATGCAGGCCCAGGCCCTGGTGGACCGCGTGGGGGCCAAGCTGGTGCAGAGCACGCTCGCAAGACAGACCCCATACCGCTTTGAATTTCACCTCCTCGCGGACCGTGAAACCGTCAATGCCTTTGCCCTCCCCGGTGGCCAAATCTTCATCACGGAAGCCTTGTTCCGCTTGTTTAAAAATGAGGACCAGCTCGCCGGAGTCCTGGGCCATGAGATCGGCCATGTTGTGGGCCGCCATTCCAATGAGCAGATGGCCACCAGCAAACTCTGGCAGGGACTGGCCCAGGGAGCTGGCGTACTGCTTTCCGATGGGCAAGGCAACACGGGGGCGCAGATCGCAGGCATGGTCGCCAACATGCGTGTCATGAAATACGGCCGTGATGATGAACTGGAGTCCGACTCCCTTGGCGTGCGTTTTCTCATCGAAGCCGGGTACAATCCAGAGGCCATGATCGGCGTGATGGAGATCCTGGCCAAGTCGTCCAAAGGCAGCAGCCAACCTGAATTCATGAGTACCCACCCGGCCCCGGAAAACCGCGTGGAACGCATCCGCGAGGCCATCGCCAAATACCGCAAGTGAAGCCCGGCCCCTGCCCCCTGTCGTAGCTTTCTCAATCCTCCCTTACCACTGCCTCATGTCCAAGCGCGTCCTCTGCCTGTTGGCCGACGGTTTTGAAGAAATCGAAACCATCACTCCTGTGGACCTCCTGCGCCGCGCCGGGGCGGAGGTCGTCATGGCGGCCCTGGGCGAGAGCATGCACGTCACAGGTCGCAGCGGCATCGTGATCCATGCGGATGCCCTTCTGGCCAACCTGGAGGCAGACTCCTTTGATCTTCTTTTCATCCCCGGTGGTCCTGCCGTGAAAAGCCTGCGCGCAGACGGTCGTCCGGCAGCGCTAGCCCGGCATTTCCTCACCGCCGGGAAAACCGTGGCCGCCATCTGTGCCGCCCCGCTGGTCTTGCACGATGCTGGCCTCCTGGAAGGACGCCGCTACACCGCCCACGACTCTACCTATGCTGAGCTGACACGGGCGGAGCCTGCCCAGGCCGTGATCGAGGATGGCCAGATCATCACCTCACGCGGCGCAGGCACCGCCCTTCCTTTCGGCCTCAGTCTGATCACCCGCCTCTACGATGAAGCCACAGCCGCCCAAGTGGCTGCGGCGGTGATGGCCTAACTATTTTTGCATCGGGTCAGAAATTCAACCCGAAGGGAACCCGTTTGCACGGGTCCCTCCACTCGCATCCACAAACCCCCGGCCCGGATCAACGACGGCGGCGGAAGTGCAGTCCCAGAAGTCCGATGAAGAGCAGCAGCAGGCGGCTGGGTTCTGGCACGACCACGATCAGGCCGTGGCTGTTAAACAGCCCCGTATCCCAGCTCAGACTGCCAGTGAGCGTTGGCAGGTTGAAAGTTGGCGTACCCGTGGCTGCAGCCGTGCCCAGGCTGGTCCAGTCCAGGATCTGGAAGACATGCCCGTAGTCCGGCACAAAGCCGTTCAGGAAGATGTTGGATACCTGAATCGTCGTCAGCAGGCTCGGGGCGCTCGGATCATTGATGTTGAGCTGGTCATGCTGGGTCGTTCCCGGTTCATAGTTCGTCCAGGAGGCCGGGACACTGAAGCCGGAAGGATTAGCCTGATATGCCAGCACATTGGCCAGATCGAGTGTCGTCGCCCCGCCAAGCTGGAACAGCAGGATGGATTCCGAAGTGGAACTGAGGCTGCCAATGTTCAACTGGCCGAGAGTGCTGACACCGCTGCTGTTCACGGAGCCAGGGGCGATGATGCCACTGTTGGCCACCAGGCCAGAGATGCGGCCCGTGCCAGCCAGGGTGCTGCCAATGCCGACAGTCACCGTGCCGGTACCAGTGCCGGAACCCGTGAGGTTGTTCACCACCAGCGTGCCTGCGCTGACCATGCTGCCGCCTACGTAAGTGTTGGCGTTGGTGAGGAACAAGGTGCCTGTGCCCGTTTTGGTCAGCACCGCGCAATCGGTTCCAGAGATGATGCCGGAGGCCGTGAGCTGGTTCGGAGAAACCACCTCCAGGCTGCCGCCCGAGCCTCCCAGGGAAATGCTGCGGTTCACACCCAGGTCCACCGTGGCCCCGGTGCTGCGCAGCACGCCGCCATTGTTGAGCGCGAGGGTGTTCGTCACCGAGCCATCGCCCAGATTCGTTGCACTGGCGATGCTGATGCGGCCCTGGTTGATCGTGGTCGCTCCGGCATACGTGTTGTCAGCGCGGAGATAAAGAGTGCGCGAGCCTTCCTTGATAATGCCCCCGTTGCGGACAACCGTCTCGATCACGGCGTCGTTGCGGAAGTTTGGATCCGTTTGGCTTGTCTCCACCACGATACGACGATCCGCCCCCCCCAGATCAAGGGTGCCGGTGACACTGCGGGTGCCGGCACTCGCCGTGCCTGTCCCAGTGATCAGGAGCTGGAACTCCGTCGTGCCGCCATCAGTCACGCGGTTGTTGTTCAGGATGATGTCGCCCATCACCGTCAGCACGCCAGTCGCTCCAGTGGCCACAATGGTGCCCCCGGAGGAGGTGGTTAGGAGAATCAGCCCGCCGATGGTCTCGCTGAAGTTATTCAGGTCAAAGCGCTGGGAGGTCCCCGTTCCATGGCGGATTTCCACCTTGGCCGTGTCGGCGATCTGGTCGCTGGCCAACAGTCGGACGATTGGAGTGGCCCCGCTGATGAGCAGGCCGCCGGTGCCGATGGCATTGCCGCCCGTAACATTCAGTTCTAGAGCGCCTGCGGTAACGGTGAACAGCCCGGTGTGCGTGCTGGCGGTGGTACCTGTCAGAGTCAGCGTTCCGGTGCCGAGCTTGCGCAATTCCGCATTGCCTGTGAGCATGAGATTGGTGGCCGTGGCGTTGATGGCATTCAAGTTGATGGTGCCACCACCCGTCCCCACATTCCACATACGGCTGCCCAGATCCCCTGTGTAACCCGCGCCCAGATTGAGCTGGCCACCAGCAAAATTGATCGCTCCTGTGCCGAGAGCGGCGATGTTGGAAATCTCAAGGTTCCCCTGGTTCAGGTAAACGCTGGTGAAAGCGTTCAGCACGTTGGTGAGGCGGAGAGTGCCTGCACCCGATTTCACCAACGGCACAGCCGAAGTCAGCGCCGGATCCAGCGTCACTGTGCCAGTCCCGGTGGTGAAGATGGAGTAATCGCGGCCACCACCTGCGGTGAGGCCGGAGATGCCGCTGATGCTGTGGTTGCCATTGCCTGCAAACAACAAGGTGCCGCTGGTGACTTCCATCGAGGAGGATGTGCCACTGAGCGCAATGGCCGTGGCAGAATCAAACACCAGCGCATTGATGGCCGTCGGCGTCGCCACAAGGGTGGAGGAGGCCGTGTAGCGGATGTTGTTATTCAGCGTGCCCGTGATGGCCGCGGAGTCATTGATGTACTCCGTCGAGGCCAGCGGGCGGAGGCCCAGCGCGGCAGACTCATGAGTCACCAAAGTATTGCCAGCGCCGGAGGCATCCGAATGGCCGATGATCCAGGGGATGATGGAAATGTTGGACGATGTGATGAGGCCGCCGCCGCCCACTTCATAACCTTCCAGTGTCGCCGTGGCCCCCGTATCAAAGCGGATGAGGCCGCGCTGGGTGGCCGTGGTGGTGCCCAGCGCCGGTCCGCGAACCAAAAGTGTCGAACGCTGTGTGCCGCGTGTCAGGGTGTCCGCCACCAAGTCGGCGATGGTGGAGGTCCCCGTGCCTGTCCCGTTGTTCCCCTGCGAGAGGATGAGGTTATGCCCGTAGCCTAAATTGATGGGGCCGACGTTTTCCGTGCGAGTAGCATTCTGGTTCTGGTTGTAGCTCCAAAGACCGTTGCGCGGAGACACGGTGACGGTTCCAGCCGTATTGTTCAGCGTGATCGGTGCAGAATCACTGAGACGGTTGATGGTGCTTGTCTGATCCTGACGGAAGATGAGTTCAGCTCCGGCATTCACCGTGTAGGAAGTGGCCGAACTCAGGCGACCGGCCCCTCCCTGAAGATCGATGCGTCCCAGATCCGCCACCACAGCACCTGTGAAGTCGGCGCTCAGGCCGGTGATGGTCAGGTAGTCAATGTTGGTTTTCACCAGGGTGCCGCTGCCGGAGAAGGCACCGCCAAAGATGAAGTTTTCGTTGGCCGTGCCATCGCCATCGCTCTGATTCAGCGTGAGCTGGGAGCCTGCATTCAGCAGCACCGTGCCATTCGCATTTTCCCCGCCTTGCAGCAGGCCGATGGTTTCAGTCTGGCCTGCGGGAAGTTCCAGCACGGTTGCCCCGGAGCCCAGGGCACCAATGATGTTCACGGGAGAGAGATCGCCGATGGCGTTGCCTCCGGTCAGCACCAGACGGCCTTCGTTCAGCGTCACCGCCGCCGTGTTGGAAAGCGCGCGGCCAGAGAGGATCAGGGTGCCTTCACCGCTCTTGGTCAAAGTACCGTCGCGGTCCGAGCTGATTTCAAAAGTGCCGCCCGTGTTGTTCTGGTGAACCACCAGCGGACCGATGAGGCGACCACCGGTGATGGCGGTATTGTTCGCGCCTACATTGGAGGTCAGCAGAATGCCACCGCTGCTGATGGCCAGGGAGCGGAAATTGTTAATCGCCAGCGTGCTCGCCGCATTGGCATTGAAGGTCAGTGAGGCAATGTTAGGCACACACTGGTCCACCACATTGGTTAAGACCGCTGTATTGATCACATGCTGGCCTGCCGTCCAGGCATCCACATCATTTCCTGGAGTGCTGACTAGGGAGGTGATCTTACCACCACTGACCGTGGCAAAAGCCGAACTGTTCACCGTCGCCCAGCCGCCGATGATGCCATCCGTGAGCGTGGTGGTACCGATCTTCACCTCCGTGCCGGAGCCGATCTCAAAGTTCAGGGTGGAGTTGTTCGTGCGAGTGAGGGTGCCGATGATATCGAGCGTCACAGCCGCGCCATTGTTGACGAGGGCGATCTCCCCCGCCCCGCGAGCCACCGCCAAACTGGCGACTGCCTGCGAGGCTGGCACCGTGCCATGACCATTGAGCGACAGCCGAGGGTTGGCCTCCGCGACGGTGCCCCCCAGTGTAAGGATCCCAGTGCCGATCTTATTGTCGGTGCCGGACTGGGTGCCAAAGTCGAGCGCCAGCTCTCCTTCACGCACCAGCGTGTTGCCCGTGCCAAAGGCGTTGTTGCCAGAGAGCACCACCGTTCCCACACTGTCTTTGTTGATGCTGTTGGCCCCAGTCACCGTGCTCGCCAGATTCGCGCTGACGCTGCCCGCGTAACCATTCAGGACGGTCCCAATGTTCACCGTGCCTGTCCCGATGACATTGCCGATGCGGTCTGCCGTATTGCTCGCACCGCCCACATCCAGCCTCGGTGTGGTGAAGGAGAAGCTATTCAAATTCAGCGTGGAGGTGCCGGCGGCGTTTTCATTCACCAGCACAAACTCCATCGCGCTGCCGAGGATGTTGTGGGCCAGGAGGTTGATGGTGCCGCCCGTTCTCACATAGAGGCCGTTGCTGGTTGTGTCTGCAATGAGGGACCCATCAATGGTGCCGCTGATGTTCAGCACGCTCGTGGCTCCTGTCACAATGACATCGTTCTGCACCGAGGTACCGTCCAGGTTGAGGGTGCCATTGTTGATCGCCAGGGTATCCCCAATGTTGATCGCGCCCGTCAGCGTCCACGTTCCCGTGCCCGCTTTGTTGAGGTCGCGCCCCGTTTCCAGGGTTGCCACTCCGTCGGAGGTGACGTCGCCAGAAAACACGTTGTTGCCGGTGCCATCGAGGGTCAGCGCATGGTTGGAGGCAATGAGGTAGTCGCCCGAGACCGTCAGGTCCGTCGTTGCCGAGGTGGAATCATTGCCGATGATCGTGCGGCTCGTTCCCGTGCCCACCAGGTTCACGCTCACCGTGGAGCCCAGCGGATTATTCACTGCGTCATAAGTGATGTTGCCGCCCAGAGTCAGGCTGCCGCCCGTGGCCGTATCCAGAAGATTGGCCTGGGAGGTGCTGCTGGCACCGCCGAGGGTGATGGCCCCGGTAAGGGTCATCGTGCGGCCATTGATT is a window of Prosthecobacter algae DNA encoding:
- a CDS encoding DJ-1 family glyoxalase III; amino-acid sequence: MSKRVLCLLADGFEEIETITPVDLLRRAGAEVVMAALGESMHVTGRSGIVIHADALLANLEADSFDLLFIPGGPAVKSLRADGRPAALARHFLTAGKTVAAICAAPLVLHDAGLLEGRRYTAHDSTYAELTRAEPAQAVIEDGQIITSRGAGTALPFGLSLITRLYDEATAAQVAAAVMA